GAAACAAATTTGGAATGAAGGGATTTCGTCACTGCATGCAACACTCACACGCTGTCTCAGgataggcaaggcaactttatttgtacagcacttttcatacacaaggcagactcaaagtgcttcacatataaacattgtcatacaataaaataaaatgatagaTGGGTAAAAGAAAAGATATGCCAAGAAATGAgtaaaaataaagttaaaaagcatttagtaataaaatagaaaataaaggcaaagttaaaaaaagctttttagaaagtgcaatgtatttaagattaagcagaaagctaaagcaaacaaaagTCTTCAGTGTTGTtgtaaaggtgctcagagttggggcaagtcttaaatcctgcatagtaactaaatcctgctttcccatgtttcgtgtttactctggggataattaacagattggtctcagaagatcttatgggtttagaaggcttatgtagtggaagcatatcagtttaatagtttgggcctaaaccatgtagggatttataggttagcaacatgattttaaaataaattctttgacctacaggaagccaatgtaacgatttatgaatcaagcttactagtgataaaggcatgtacaagtttttgtaagtcttcggtggacatgagccctcaaAGTCTTGCTAGGTAGAAGGAAGAATAGGGGAAGTCTTTAAAGATGGATTTATGTACATGCATAGGTCGATGGATCGATATAGATCCTCTGTAATCCTGTCAAGCAGTCTGAAAGGATGTGTGTATGAAGTGAAAAAATGTTATGTTACGGGACGCAGGAAAACATACTGCTCTGCCCTTCGCTAGCATTTTATATGCATGCAAATCTCAGtcgtcaataaaaacaaatttgAGAATCAAACCTTAGGCATATGGTACTTTCTTCAATCAGCTATCCCTCAATAATGGCATTAAAGGTTTTGATTTAATAACAAAGCTGATCAACAAAGCAACAAATATAGGACAGAACAGTATGTGACGTCCAAACAGATCTATGTTTCTTCTTGAGCATTAATGTGGTCtagtgatatatatttttttgctgtGTTTAATGCTGATACAGTAAATTAATGAAGGCCattgcagttgttgttttttaataccCAAGGTGTCAACTGATGaagtgaaatgtttttttttagctgACTACTGTTATTCCTTTCCCTAGCATGTGAGGAAGCATTCTGGATATCAAATATAGGCAAATCCCGGTCAGAATAAATTTGGATGGTTAATACGTTTGATTTAAGAATCACATCTTAAGCCTCGGTAATGTTCTGGAGCCAGCCATTGCACAAGGGCCGCATCAAAGATTTCCGATTATTAACAAAGCTGATAGAACGCAACAAAGGTAAGACAAAACAGATTTACTTTTATTGAGCGTGTATATGTTCTACTTGTATGTACATATTCATTTCTAGTTGTGTGTAGTGGTCATACTGTATGCAATGTAGGCTGATGCAGTTTTTGTTGTACATTTCTAATGCTAAAGGTGTCAACTGATGaagtgaaatgtttttttgttacagGATGCAGGAGACCATACTGCTCTTCTGTCTTTCAGGTCTGActcgtttgtgtgtttttgtcagtGTCTGCTTTTGTTATGTACTGTTTATAGCTTTCTTAATTTAATGCTACCTAGCCACACTCAGAAAATTCAAATGGGTTAGAAGAAGTCAGCACCAATTCTTATAGTTGAAGCAGCAGGTTGACAGTTgtatcccacttctgacaccaagtTGTTTGGTGCTGCTTCAAGCTTACATATCATGTGGCTGAGTTCTGACCGGTTCAGGATCATCGCTGTAGCAAAGTGAGGCGGGCCTGTTAACAAAGGTAGCAGCAGCATTGTTTACTAGCGTGTTCAAAATATGTATTCAGATTCATACAACGTATACAGTTCTGAGGAATGGAtaatcacagacagagagagagagaagaccagACCAGGAGGTTTCACATAGAgatcattttaaattaaatggaTAGTTTCTGTCGAAAAGAGTTGATGCTTATCTTTCACATGTCTACAACGGGAAGAAATGGAATACATCTATCAGACACAACCTCGGTTAGAGGGGAGAAGAGCAAGGAATGATTCATGGCACATGGTGTGGTCATAATGCTTCAAAAGAGACAATTTATTGTCTCTTTTGAAGCTAACACAGTTGTAACGGCAGAGTTGCAACAGGCCAACATGCAGAATTTTACAAATACAATTAGCGAAGGACACAAAGGGACACTAACAAGGTGTTCTTGTGCTGACACTAAAGCACTAAAAactctacctgtgtgtgtgtgtgtgtgtgtgtgcctttgtctgtgtgtgtgcaaggacATCTAGCCACGATGCTGGGATGTTGGCGGTTTCTGCACAGCTGTGGCTCTCACCTCAGCCTTTGATTTTCACTGGGGATCTCTAACCCATGCTAAAATTGTAATGActattttcttgtgtgtgtgtgtgtgttgtttttcccTGCAGGGCTCTTCCTGGGCCACCATGCCTTGCCTCCTATCAAATCCTACTTCTACGTGGACCAGAAGCTGAGCTGGACCGATGCTCAGCAACACTGCAGGGAGCAGAATGGGGACCTGGCCACCGTAGACAACGTAGCGGACCTCCAGCACCTGCAAGAGTCCAGAACGGGCTTTAATTACGACGACGACTTCATGTGGATCGGACTTTATGATGACCGCACCCGTTGGAAGTGGTCCCTAGGAGACCAGGACTACAAAGTTGGCCAAAACTATGGAACGTGGTCTGGTCCTGACCCAGACTTCAGGAATAACAAAGAGAATTGTACAGGCACTACCTCTTCAGGTAGCTGGTTCGATTCGTTGTGCTCCAATCTAAAGGATGCAGTTTGCTTTGATGGTGAGGGGCATTGTTTTTATTACTTTTggtttttattcatgttttagcAGTACTAGTAAAAGAGGATTATGGGCACAAATTGATAACAGATATAAGATATACTGCTTACCTTTGCCATGTTTAATTAGGGTATAGATTAGAATAATATTGACAGAGATGTAGTCTTAATATGattcctttcctctcttccaCCTTTTAGATGAAGAGTCCAACTACATCTTGGTCCAAAACACAATGACTTGGTACGAGGCGTTGCAATACTGCCGGTCTCACTACACTGACCTGGCCATTGTGCCCAACGCGGCTGAGAACAGCAAAGTAATGGCACTTAATCCACAATCATCATGGATTGGTCTCCACAGACATCCGTGGTCCCTCTGGTCTGACGGAAGTAGTGCCACTTTCTTGAATTGGGGACCCGGTGAACCAAACAACCATGGAGGCCCCATTGCTCCACGTTGTGTCAAAATGTCTGTAACCTCAGGGCATTTTTTTGATGAGGAATGTGGCCTTTTGTATAACTTTGCCTGCCAGGGAAATCTGAAGCACTCGTCCTTCAAGATCAAGATCAGCTCTGAAGCCGACATGACGGATCCTGAGGTGGGACGCCAGATTTTGGAACAGGTATGTTATGTTCTTGCAGTAGGAGACGTTTGGGCAGCAACACGGCAAAAATAAAATCGAATGCTTCCCTTAAGTATGCTTTTATTTGTCGGCTTCTGCATTAATACAAAGATTGGTTTTCCTATTATTAAATAGTTTGGAATAATTTAAACTTAAAACGTGCATACCTGTGATATATGAAGCACTTGAATGTAATATATTTATTAACTTACTCTTGGTAACTTAACCCACTTACTAAGTgcttcatatttcatatttgcactgtgagatgTAAAGAACGAGAATGTATGAGAATGCTGGAACCATCCAAAtcaattattatctttttaactGTGCccatgattatgctgccgcGTGCCATTGGTGGCACgcgggttgccgacccctgatatatatatatatatatatatatatattagagctgtcagttaaacgcgctattaacggcgttaacgcaaaccaattttaacggcgtcaatttttttatcgcgcgattaacgcaaatcttttatttacattattattattatttttttttttttttcttttgctcaaaacaaagaagcagtagcctgactgctatgttcaaatgaaatTTTTTCAAAGCAGTCTAAACGACTGCTTAGATTttgattgcactataggctcttttattgtattttcctgttttgatcagtatatgccaatgttgttatcaataaaaaatcatttgcacaaggcaagccgatgcacttcaccatgttgataagagaattaaaacgagaagaattaatgggacaaagaaatcaagggatatttagcatagaaaacgaatttgcgattaatcgcgattaatgtgagttaactatggcattaatgcgattaatcacgattaaatattttaatcgcttgacagctctaatatatatatatatatatatgactggagataggataggttaattcacttgaggtggtaaacagtctggttatgtttttaaattgtctattctcttgccagaaggactatctagaatGACTAGGTTACTTTGAGATGCCCCTGGAATCCCCATGCTTGTTTCTAGTGTaaagcaagcaaaaaaaaaacaaattaaattatatctgGGACTTTAGCCCCAAATGAAACTGCCTATAGTGACGCCACTGAATGAGAACCATGACTACTACTAACACCTTGTGTCTGTCCACCAGCTCCATGCCAAACTGGCCGAGTTGGGTGTGACTGGGGCAAATATCAGCTGGGTTCTCAAGGACGGACAGGTGTTTCACAAGGACCAGCCCAGATAGACATGAGAGGAGGTCATCGCTGTGTTCTGCTCTTTGTGTATTGAAATAAACCTTTAGTCATCTAGTAACACGGCTCCAAAGAGACCACCTTTAGGCTGAGAACATTTAGAGAATACCATATAATTGTGTGTAGGGCAGGCTATCTATTTATTAAAAAGTATGTATTCCCTATCATATGGTTGCTCCTAATAATCATAGTTTTAGCTAGATTTGTACActagttattttattattattcatagtagcagtagtagttgtagtagcatTAGCAGTAGTAGTTAATGTATAGCAGttgtactagtagtagtagttctaCTAGTAGTAGcattagcagcagcagcaggagttgTAGTagtaccagtaccaccacccccatctgCATGTGCTCAGTTTCCTTCATCACCTCAAAATGTTTGTGTTAACACTCCTTTCCTGTCCATGACCAAGAGACGGGCGCCTTACCTGGAGGTAGtgccctggccccgccctgAACCCCAAATTAATCGTAATGATATTTCATTGATTCTACATTAGTTTCTTCAGCTTAGTGTCTTGTTGACAAGGAAAGGTTGTGTCCGGTCCTTATTTCAGTACGATGTTTTAGATATCAACATGGAAAGTAAACTGTCGATTTTGCCAATGTGTCCTATTGTGTTTATTAGTAATGTGATACACTACCAGTATCAATCTTCAgaatgaataaagaaatgtaTCAAAACCAATCAATCAGGTTTTTTTCCTAAGAGCATAAGGAGACACCAGCAACAAGGCCTTACTCCTCCAAAGGATCCTATTTTATATAGAtgggtagatagatagatagatagatagatagatagatagatagatagatagatagatagatagatagatagatagatagatagatagatagatggatagatagatggatagatggatggatggatggatggatggatggatggatggatggatggatggatggatggatggatggatggatggatggatggatggatggatggatggatggatggatggatggatggatggatggatggatggatggatggatggatggatggatggatggatggatggatggatggatggctggatggctggatggatggatggatggatggatggatggatggatggatggatggatggatggatggatggatggatggatagatagatagatagatagatagatagatagatagatagatagatagatagatagatagatagatagatagatagatagattaaaTACAACACGCTTAGGCATACGTTTGTTCATGCGCGTGTTCTTGTCTGCCTACAGATGTGTGTGGCGACGTGAGGGAAGCTCAACAACACTTTATTTTTAGGTGCTACATATTTAAAGtaatgcatgtctgtgtgtgtgacactgtcaacaacaacaaaactttGAAAATCTGAAGTCGAAAATATCCATATCATCAAAATCCTTTCAACAAAAGCTAGAGATTTCATATCTGGATCCATTTTAATGTGTCGTTAATGCATCTTCACAAAAGGCCAGCCTTTTATTGAAGCATAACAAATTTTGAATTAAGGGATTTCGTCACTGCATTCAACACTCACAAATATACTTTCCGTTGCATCATCTACGTAGCTGTGTGGACTGGATTGGTGATGGACGGAAGGATAGGTCAGTTCATTATAGATGGATTGATGTACATGCATAGGTCGATGGATCAATATAGATCCTCAGTTATTCTGTCAACCAGTCAGAAATGGCAAAATATTTTTGTTCCAGGATGCAGTAAAACATACTGCTCTTCCATTCGCCAACATTTTATAAACATGCAAATCTCTGTCAATACATTTTCATATTACATCACACCATAGGCATACATAAGATTCTGCAGTCAGCGATTTTTGCAACGATCACATCACAGAGTTCTGCTTAATAAGAAAGCTGATAGAATTTAACAAAGGTAGGACAAAACTCTTGGTGACCCTCCAAACAGATCTATACTCCTTCATAAGCGCATATATGTTCTacttgtatgtatatattaatttcTAGTTGTGTGTACTGGTTATACTGTATGTTATGAGGCCATTGCagtttttgttcatttttaatGGTAAAGATGTCAACTGATAaagtg
The nucleotide sequence above comes from Gadus chalcogrammus isolate NIFS_2021 chromosome 4, NIFS_Gcha_1.0, whole genome shotgun sequence. Encoded proteins:
- the LOC130380774 gene encoding macrophage mannose receptor 1-like codes for the protein MFFCYRMQETILLFCLSGLFLGHHALPPIKSYFYVDQKLSWTDAQQHCREQNGDLATVDNVADLQHLQESRTGFNYDDDFMWIGLYDDRTRWKWSLGDQDYKVGQNYGTWSGPDPDFRNNKENCTGTTSSGSWFDSLCSNLKDAVCFDDEESNYILVQNTMTWYEALQYCRSHYTDLAIVPNAAENSKVMALNPQSSWIGLHRHPWSLWSDGSSATFLNWGPGEPNNHGGPIAPRCVKMSVTSGHFFDEECGLLYNFACQGNLKHSSFKIKISSEADMTDPEVGRQILEQVCYVLAVGDVWAATRQK